In Megalopta genalis isolate 19385.01 chromosome 7, iyMegGena1_principal, whole genome shotgun sequence, a single window of DNA contains:
- the LOC117229238 gene encoding uncharacterized protein LOC117229238, translated as MLHTKLRFVLQVACCSLFLNFVYANSVESWKNTFAEQLTEENWDRMLTGEWMVEFYAPWCPACEALEPVWEHLASQKKRLNINVGKVDITDSPGLSGRFMVTALPTIYHVKDGIFRQYKSPRDKDSLIEFVSERTWEKIEPILGWKSPTSIQMSIISQFFKMSQVLRGVHNKLMEDFGLPTWGSYLIFAVVTIVLGAILGLVIVCLIDLIYPPKPTTLQSRKKQKDGSGGFMQEKTMQDEEIVENVKDDLVDEESEGEGSDAEEKEKDAGKDSKTEPNSPNVRKRKPRKADITVNNLKRSIMVNKSKKRSASESEVAVKVKQEFIPKKKKSANGAVQNGQAVKEVKKEVKPQVKVEKKSGDENKDKQSRVAYREKRKEVRAKNPQRFNPDISAEDVKKKIQAIESRENLSKSAKRKLASLKKILGIKEGTYKPKPLVMKKQAQKGKNEKQVATANKKQSQNTVQQKKKVPEKVEAKASKDNKKTEAKQGSLLLLKQERLSDDEDDDDDDDDDDDAENSVDLNTVSSSEDEDNSDNEDNSDVEEEEEEDDDDDENDSDVEEEEEDENDDDDEEEEEEEEEEEEVEEGEYDNDEVQEVKAKDVQSIPKQNLDQGGKKKRYVLFVGNLPFTATAEEIKKHFLTKASQIVDIRIPKTKENTSRGFAYVEFGNQMDYEKAMSLNNSFVNGRRIKVQYSGSNKKETVAKNQKLQALQRAGKLAGGQKKHFQKKGGWKGGKPNAQKKT; from the exons ATGTTGCACACTAAATTAAGGTTTGTTCTCCAAGTCGCATGTTGTTCCCTGTTTTTAAACTTCGTATACGCGAATTCTGTGGAATCATGGAAAAACACGTTTGCGGAACAACTTACCGAAGAGAATTGGGATCGTATGCTGACCGGAGAATGGATGGTGGAATT ctATGCACCATGGTGTCCTGCTTGCGAAGCACTTGAACCTGTTTGGGAACATCTTGCATCGCAAAAGAAAAGATTGAATATCAATGTTGGGAAAGTGGACATCACTGATTCACCAGGTCTTAGCGGAAGATTTATGGTGACTGCTTTACCAACAATATATCA CGTTAAGGATGGAATATTCAGACAATACAAGAGTCCCAGGGACAAGGATTCATTAATTGAATTTGTATCTGAAAGAACTTGGGAAAAAATTGAACCAATTCTTGGTTGGAAGAGTCCAACTTCTATTCAAATGTCTATTATtagtcaattttttaaaatgtcacaagtattaagG GGAGTACATAATAAGTTGATGGAAGATTTTGGACTACCTACGTGGGGAAGCTATCTAATCTTTGCTGTTGTAACTATTGTCTTAGGCGCTATATTGGGTTTG GTCATTGTGTGCTTGATTGATTTGATATACCCACCGAAGCCAACAACACTCCAAAGCAGAAAGAAGCAAAAAGATGGTTCTGGTGGATTCATGCAAGAGAAAACCATGCAAGATGaagaaatagttgaaaatgtgAAAGATGATTTGGTAGATGAAGAGTCTGAAGGAGAAGGTTCAGATGctgaagagaaagagaaagatgcAGGAAAGGATTCGAAAACTGAGCCAAATAGTCCGAATGTTCGCAAACGTAAGCCACGCAAAGCTGAC ATTActgttaataatttaaaaagatcAATCATGGTTAACAAAAGCAAGAAGCGTTCTGCGAGTGAAAGTGAGGTAGCTGTAAAAGTAAAGCAGGAATTTATTCCCAAAAAGAAGAAATCAGCAAACGGGGCTGTACAAAATGGTCAAGCAGTTAAAGAAGTTAAAAAGGAAGTGAAGCCTCAAGTAAAGGTTGAAAAAAAGTCAG GTGATGAGAATAAAGATAAGCAAAGTAGAGTAGCTTACCGTGAGAAACGTAAAGAGGTAAGAGCAAAGAACCCTCAAAGATTCAATCCTGACATATCTGCTGAAGACGTTAAAAAGAAAATCCAGGCAATTGAAAGCAGAGAAAATCTTTCAAAGTCGGCTAAGAGGAAATTAGCTTCCCTAAAAAAAATATTAGGAATAAAAGAGGGTACATATAAACCGAAGCCACTTGTTATGAAGAAACAAGCACAGAAAGGAAAGAATGAGAAACAAGTAGCAACTGCAAATAAGAAACAAAGTCAAAATACCGTACAGCAGAAAAAGAAGGTACCTGAAAaggttgaagctaaggcatctaaGGATAATAAAAAGACGGAAGCTAAGCAAGGGAGTTTGCTCCTTCTGAAGCAAGAAAGGTTGTCAGATGAtgaagatgatgatgatgatgatgatgatgatgatgatgcggAGAACAGTGTTGACTTAAATACTGTTAGCTCGAGCGAAGATGAAGATAACAGCGACAATGAAGATAACAGCGATgtagaggaagaggaagaggaagatgatgatgatgatgagaaTGATAGCGAtgtagaggaagaagaagaggatgagaatgacgacgacgacgaggaggaggaggaggaggaggaggaggaggaggaggtggaggaggggGAGTATGACAATGATGAAGTTCAAGAAGTTAAAGCAAAAGATGTTCAGAGTATACCTAAACAAAATTTAGATCAAGGGGGGAAAAAAAAGAGATACGTTCTTTTTGTAGGAAACCTGCCTTTTAC TGCCACAGCGGAAGAAATTAAGAAGCACTTCTTAACTAAAGCCAGTCAAATAGTCGACATCAGGATACCGAAAACGAAAGAAAACACTTCAAGAGGATTTGCGTATGTAGAATTTGGTAATCAGATGGACTACGAAAAAGCGATGTCGTTGAACAATTCGTTCGTCAATGGCCGAAGAATAAAGGTGCAATACTCTGGAAGTAACAAGAAGGAAACTGTCGCAAAAAATCAGAAGTTACAAGCTCTTCAAAGAGCAGGAAAATTAGCTGGTGGACAGAAGAAACATTTTCAGAAGAAGGGTGGCTGGAAAGGGGGAAAGCCAAACGCTCAGAAGAAGACGTAA
- the LOC117229239 gene encoding uncharacterized protein LOC117229239, protein MRTTKNQNQSLDFEATVLWTDEFVEEKLPDNIIFPKELNLFLRNRIQDLTAENGCLRRVLEESEEKLRKRQSEPTTSTTILGKPNEMAVVKIIELSKRCREQAAEIEVLKSKCKSLETSLNNKETELENEKQRDRKHSKIDSSQEKGTENDRLKEDEDRVKQLNEKLQQTQMKLYESKNACSSLKLEINKLNKLLCSEVGENVNLSNLSNQPGGWRGRAEQIQLLQQKVAELQSRLSDYEGTQKTSIASVDRKCMAGLRSMEKERRQYIENCVKQLRQSEIAIESQKRKLEASKARIKVLEHELNAAKGCIAVLNEKRSHDDQMIETLGERLKTMETRLQDREMDMKMREEKIERESMNLRNDLQSAQLQIERLKRKLEEREIEIDKLRDGIIPDGSIKARRRCSEEVQPEIHSNSLNHSPPQTFRSSSDPNEYVTFALAAEAERERLLDLVTELNRRLDKERTETELLSNSLRDERYKSAKLEVKLRRLEAEKVGPMRIDTGYRSRLLSRSLKTNDEFINSEETRLKMELLQEECLALKARLDTVQQDKSLDLARYKEMLDQVRKIFQDAWRGRPPTTVGSRSTITV, encoded by the exons ATGCGTACTACAaagaatcaaaatcaatccttAGATTTCGAGGCGACAGTTTTGTGGACGGACGAATTCGTAGAA GAGAAGCTGCCCGATAACATTATCTTCCCGAAAGAACTGAATCTGTTCTTGCGGAATCGGATTCAA GATTTAACTGCTGAGAATGGTTGTCTGCGGCGAGTCCTCGAGGAGTCTGAGGAAAAGCTTCGAAAGAGACAATCTGAACCAACAACATCCACAACAATTTTGGGGAAACCGAACGAAATGGCCGTTGTGAAAATAATCGAGCTCAGCAAAAGGTGCAGAGAACAAGCTGCCGAGATCGAGGTTCTGAAATCAAAATGCAAATCCCTTGAGACTAGCTTGAATAACAAAGAAACTGAGTTGGAGAACGAAAAGCAGAGAGACCGGAAGCATTCGAAGATCGACTCCTCCCAGGAGA AAGGTACTGAGAATGATCGACTGAAAGAGGACGAGGATCGAGTGAAGCAGCTAAACGAAAAATTGCAACAAACGCAAATGAAATTATACGAGTCGAAGAACGCCTGCAGCAGTTTGAAATTAGAAATTAACAAACTGAACAAG TTACTGTGCAGCGAAGTGGGCGAGAACGTGAACTTGAGTAATCTGTCGAACCAGCCTGGAGGATGGCGAGGCAGAGCTGAACAGATTCAATTATTGCAACAGAAGGTAGCAGAATTGCAATCCAGATTGTCGGATTATGAAGGAACCCAGAAGACATCGATCG CATCCGTGGACCGGAAATGTATGGCTGGTCTTCGGAGCATGGAGAAGGAACGCCGCCAGTACATTGAGAATTGTGTGAAACAGCTTCGACAGTCGGAGATTGCGATCGAGAGTCAGAAAAGGAAGCTGGAGGCTTCGAAGGCGAGAATAAAGGTGCTGGAACATGAATTGAATGCGGCGAAAGGGTGCATCGCAGTACTAAACGAGAAGAGATCCCACGATGACCAAATGATCGAGACCCTCGGC GAGCGGTTGAAAACTATGGAAACAAGGCTACAGGATAGGGAAATGGACATGAAGATGAGGGAGGAGAAGATCGAGCGCGAGTCCATGAACTTAAGGAACGATTTACAATCCgcgcagcttcaaatcgagCGTTTGAAGAGAAAATTGGAGGAACGAGAGATCGAGATCGATAAGCTCAG GGACGGAATTATTCCTGATGGGTCGATCAAAGCTCGGAGGAGATGTTCGGAAGAAGTTCAACCGGAGATACACTCAAACAGTTTGAACCATAGTCCGCCGCAAACTTTCAGAAGTTCCAGCGATCCGAACGAGTACGTGACGTTCGCACTTGCAGCCGAAGCTGAAAGAGAAAGACTATTGGACCTAGTTACCGAATTAAACAGACGATTGGATAAAGAGAGAACCGAGACTGAGCTGCTCTCT AATTCTTTGCGCGACGAGAGATACAAGTCGGCGAAACTCGAGGTGAAACTCCGAAGATTGGAGGCCGAAAAAGTGGGACCGATGAGAATCGATACAGGCTACAGATCAAGACTCTTATCTAGATCGTTGAAGACCAATGACGAGTTCATTAACAGCGAGGAAACGCGGCTGAA AATGGAACTATTGCAGGAAGAATGTCTCGCTTTGAAGGCGAGATTGGACACGGTGCAACAAGACAAATCGTTGGATCTTGCGAGATACAAAGAAATGCTCGATCAAGTTAGAAAAATTTTTCAGGACGCGTGGAG AGGAAGACCACCTACCACTGTTGGCAGTCGTTCCACGATCACGGTATAG